ACCGTCTTTCGAAAGACTTGTGAACTTGAGTTCGCTATAGCCCATTGGCAATTCGATTTCGATGGATTGCATTTTCCAAGTGGTCCATGCGGCTGTAGATTCCATGCTGCCGTCTGCAAGTAATGTTTTATCACCTGCGGAAACGCTGAATCCACGTGCAGAACCGCCACCGTTTGCAAAGTTGATGAACAAAGTGTATTTGCCTTCCTTGAATGCGGTGACGCCGTAGGTCACATAGCTTCCTGTGGAGTTGTCAACGTTTGCGTAACCTTCGCCAACGAATCCCGTGTTGGTTGTTTCCTTGACGCCTTGAATGTCGATAAAGTCTACACCGTCAATGTACGTTTTGCATGTGTCGTTTCCGCACATAGCTGGTGCTGGCGGAGGTGGAACATAGTTGTCGTCCATCTTGGCTAGTGCTTCAAGGTATGCGTTTTCGGCGCTTAAAATTGCAGAGCCGTAATCGCCTGCCCACTGGTAGCCCTTGCGACGTTCTTCGCTGATTTTCATGAAGTCCTGCGTCTTGGTGCTAGCCCCTTCGCGGTCGCAAAAGAAGTAGTTGTCGTTGTTGACTTCGTAAAAGCGGAACCACAGCGATGAACCCGCCTTGTCCACAACGCCTGCGGTCTTGCTAAACGCCTTGTCTTTTAGTTTATTCTTTTTGTACCAAGCGATTGCGCCTTTGACCGCCTTCTGGATTGCTTCGGTTTGGTCTGGCCAGTTCATCAAAAACCACACAACGCCCATGGATTCGTTGCCGGATTTGCTCGGGAGTTCGTAGGCTCGTGCGCCTACGGGGGCGAGGCTGTTGGTGTCGTGTTGGGCGCACCAAACGGTAAGCGAGTTTCCATTTTTGATTTGTGCTTTGAGCAAATAATCAATGGCTTTGTTCAGTGCGGACTTCATCTTGCTTCGTGTGGCGTCGTCGATAATGTCCGAATCAAATGGACTTGTCTTGTTGGCGATATCCATCATCGTGACCATGGCGCGGATCATGGCGTTGTCATTTAGCGTGATTTGGTCGGAATAGTTGCCGCGCTTGGGCCAAACTTGCGGAAGCCCGCCTTTGGAGCGCTGCATGGTCAAAAGAAAATTGACGGCTTTATTGAAACTTGTCTTAAATGCGGATTTGTAATTGTTGTTCGTCGTTTCTTTGTAACGCACGGCGAGCAAACGCATTTCTTGAACGGTGGCGTTGTTGTCGATAGTGCCGAGGTCGGCCCCGCCCTGTGCACGCCATTCGGATTTTTGACCGCCGCCATACGCGCTTTTATACTTGTCGGCCATGGCTTTGTAAAAACCGCCGTTTGCGATTTGCCATGTGGTCATGTTGTAGGTGTACTGGTCAATGTCCATGCCTGATGCAGCTGAAGTCAGCTCCGAATAGCCTCGATAGCTGTTGATTTTCGAAACTGCTGTTGACGGGGGTGTATAGCTTGCCGCAAACGAAAAAGACGCGACAGACATTGCCGCTACAAAAAACTTGTAGTTACCAAACCCAAAATTCTTCATAAAAGACCTATAGAAGAGTTTTTAAACCCACACCACCTCTATAATCTACATTATAATAGGCCGATTTTTGTTATGAATTTCTTTTAAGTGTTGTCTTTGGACAATGGAACTTGTCGCATTGTCACCCTTGCATGTCATTCCCGCCTCCGAGCGGGAATCTCCTTTTCGTTTTATAATACGTTCTGTATAATATTTTTATAAAAATTTTTATAAAATCTAAAAATTGCTGAAATTTCTTTAAAAATCTTGATTTTGTATAATAAAATCTATTGCAGAGTTATGCCGCAAAAACTAATTTATAGGTATGAAACCAATCACTGAATATCAAGACTACCGAGAATACATGCGCGACTTCTACGAAGAACGCAAACGCAGTTCTTTGTTCTCGTGGCGTGAATTCTCCAAATTGGCGGGGTTCACTTCGCCAAACTTTATACAGCTCGTGTGCGAAGGCAAAAGCCGCTTGAGCAAAACGGGCGTCGGAAAAGTGGCCGATGCTATGGAGCTTGCTGGCGCTGACCGCGACTATTTCTTTGCGATGGAACGTTTTGGCGATGCCAAGAACGATGCGACGAAAATCCAGGCGTTTAATGAAATGCAGAAAATTGCAAAAGAAAACCGCTTACGAGTCGTTGATGCCGAGGCGTTTAAGTATTTCGAATCGTGGGTAAACCCGGTGCTGCGTGAACTTGCCCCGATTATGCCGGGCGCAAAACCGCTGGAACTGGCGCGTAACTGCTACCCGGTTGTGAGTGCCACCGAAGTTCGCCATTCGCTTGACTTTATGTGCCATGCGGAATTTCTAAAGAAGGTCGGCGAAGATACCTATGAGCAGACAGAAAAGGTCGTGACCGGGTCATCCGAGGCGATTCCGTTGGCGCTGCGTTCCATGAACCGTCAAATGTCAAAGCTTGCAGCCGAAGCCATTGACGAAATTCCGCCCGAAAAACGTCACATCGCAGGCGTGACGCTTGGTATCTCCGAAGAGACTTACCAATGGCTGGTGCAAAAACTTGAAACGCTCAGGCAGCAGGTGGTTGCC
This genomic window from Fibrobacter sp. UWB2 contains:
- a CDS encoding TIGR02147 family protein produces the protein MKPITEYQDYREYMRDFYEERKRSSLFSWREFSKLAGFTSPNFIQLVCEGKSRLSKTGVGKVADAMELAGADRDYFFAMERFGDAKNDATKIQAFNEMQKIAKENRLRVVDAEAFKYFESWVNPVLRELAPIMPGAKPLELARNCYPVVSATEVRHSLDFMCHAEFLKKVGEDTYEQTEKVVTGSSEAIPLALRSMNRQMSKLAAEAIDEIPPEKRHIAGVTLGISEETYQWLVQKLETLRQQVVAMAAKEKEYDKVYRLNLQLFPLTKGKEE
- the pelA gene encoding pectate lyase, whose translation is MKNFGFGNYKFFVAAMSVASFSFAASYTPPSTAVSKINSYRGYSELTSAASGMDIDQYTYNMTTWQIANGGFYKAMADKYKSAYGGGQKSEWRAQGGADLGTIDNNATVQEMRLLAVRYKETTNNNYKSAFKTSFNKAVNFLLTMQRSKGGLPQVWPKRGNYSDQITLNDNAMIRAMVTMMDIANKTSPFDSDIIDDATRSKMKSALNKAIDYLLKAQIKNGNSLTVWCAQHDTNSLAPVGARAYELPSKSGNESMGVVWFLMNWPDQTEAIQKAVKGAIAWYKKNKLKDKAFSKTAGVVDKAGSSLWFRFYEVNNDNYFFCDREGASTKTQDFMKISEERRKGYQWAGDYGSAILSAENAYLEALAKMDDNYVPPPPAPAMCGNDTCKTYIDGVDFIDIQGVKETTNTGFVGEGYANVDNSTGSYVTYGVTAFKEGKYTLFINFANGGGSARGFSVSAGDKTLLADGSMESTAAWTTWKMQSIEIELPMGYSELKFTSLSKDGMANIDYIGWMNDDLKVGEVEVPRSSIEAIRAIRKAQQDNRYFVDFGGNNNSAGAYFKRGINTFRVNGKMR